A single genomic interval of Helianthus annuus cultivar XRQ/B chromosome 6, HanXRQr2.0-SUNRISE, whole genome shotgun sequence harbors:
- the LOC110865545 gene encoding plasma membrane ATPase 4, with protein MGTDKALSLEEIKNETIDLEKVPIEEVFQQLKCNREGLTSDEGAARLQIFGPNKLEEKKESKILKFLGFMWNPLSWVMEAAAIMAIAMANGGGKPPDWQDFVGIVCLLVINSTISFIEENNAGNAAAALMAGLAPKTKVLRDGRWSEQEASILVPGDIISIKLGDIVPADARLLEGDPLKIDQSALTGESLPVNKNPYDEVFSGSTCKQGEIEAVVIATGVHTFFGKAAHLVDSTNQVGHFQQVLTAIGNFCICSIAVGMLVEIIVMYPIQHRQYRSGIDNLLVLLIGGIPIAMPTVLSVTMAIGSHRLSQQGAITKRMTAIEEMAGMDVLCSDKTGTLTLNKLTVDKNLIEVFAKGVDKEQVLLYAARASRTENQDAIDAAIVGTLADPKEARAGIREVHFFPFNPVDKRTALTYIDERGNWHRTSKGAPEQILTLCGCKEDMKKKVHAMIDKFAERGLRSLAVGKQEVPEKTKEGPGGPWQFVGLLSLFDPPRHDSAETIRQALHLGVNVKMITGDQLAIAKETGRRLGMGTNMYPSSSLLGGHKDPSIATLPIEELIEKADGFAGVFPEHKYEIVKKLQERKHICGMTGDGVNDAPALKKADIGIAVADATDAARSASDIVLTEPGLSVIISAVLTSRAIFQRMKNYTIYAVSITIRIVFGFMFIALIWKFDFSPFMVLIIAILNDGTIMTISKDRVKPSPLPDSWKLKEIFATGIVLGGYLALMTVIFFWIMKDTDFFTEKFGVRSLRNSEVEMMAALYLQVSIVSQALIFVTRSRSWSFIERPGLLLLGAFLAAQLVATLIAVYAEWEFARIKGVGWGWAGVIWLYSIVFYFPLDIMKFAIRYILSGKAWRNMLENKTAFTTKKDYGREEREAQWALAQRTLHGLQAPETSNIFNEKSSYRELSEIAEQAKRRAEVARLREVLTLKGHVESVVKLKGLDIDTIQQHYTV; from the exons ATGGGGACCGATAAGGCTCTCAGTCTCGAAGAGATTAAAAACGAAACTATTGATCTG GAGAAAGTACCGATTGAGGAGGTGTTTCAACAGTTGAAATGTAACCGAGAAGGTCTAACCTCAGATGAAGGAGCTGCGAGACTGCAAATTTTCGGACCCAACAAATTGGAGGAGAAAAAA GAAAGCAAAATACTCAAGTTTCTCGGGTTCATGTGGAATCCTCTATCGTGGGTCATGGAAGCTGCAGCCATTATGGCAATCGCAATGGCTAATGGAGGTGGAAAGCCACCAGATTGGCAAGACTTTGTTGGTATTGTTTGCCTTCTTGTTATTAACTCAACCATCAGTTTTATTGAAGAAAACAATGCTGGAAACGCGGCTGCTGCACTTATGGCTGGTCTCGCCCCTAAAACCAAG GTTCTTCGGGATGGTCGTTGGAGTGAACAAGAAGCTTCCATCTTGGTCCCGGGAGATATTATCAGTATCAAACTTGGTGATATTGTTCCTGCTGATGCTCGTCTTCTAGAAGGTGATCCGTTAAAGATTGACCAATCTGCCCTTACTGGTGAATCACTTCCTGTGAACAAGAATCCGTATGACGAGGTGTTCTCCGGATCAACTTGCAAGCAAGGTGAAATCGAAGCGGTTGTTATCGCCACTGGTGTGCACACTTTCTTCGGAAAGGCTGCACATCTTGTGGATAGCACTAACCAAGTTGGTCATTTCCAACAAGTTCTTACGGCGATCGGAAACTTCTGTATCTGCTCCATTGCTGTTGGAATGTTGGTTGAGATAATCGTCATGTACCCGATTCAGCACAGGCAGTACAGAAGTGGGATTGACAATCTTTTGGTGTTGCTTATCGGTGGAATTCCGATTGCTATGCCTACTGTGCTTTCGGTCACCATGGCTATTGGATCGCATAGGCTTTCACAGCAGGGTGCTATTACTAAAAGAATGACTGCAATTGAAGAAATGGCTGGAATGGATGTGCTTTGCAGTGATAAGACGGGAACACTGACACTTAACAAGCTTACAGTTGATAAAAATTTAATTGAGGTGTTTGCAAAAGGTGTCGATAAGGAGCAGGTGCTGCTTTATGCTGCTAGGGCTTCTAGGACTGAGAACCAGGATGCTATTGATGCTGCCATTGTTGGAACCCTTGCTGATCCTAAAGAG GCACGAGCTGGAATTAGAGAGGTTCACTTCTTTCCATTTAACCCTGTTGACAAGAGGACAGCTTTGACGTACATCGATGAGCGTGGAAATTGGCATAGAACAAGCAAAGGTGCTCCAGAACAG attttgaCCCTCTGTGGATGCAAAGAAGATATGAAAAAGAAAGTTCACGCAATGATTGATAAATTTGCTGAACGTGGGTTGCGTTCTTTGGCTGTTGGAAAACAG GAAGTGCCTGAAAAAACAAAAGAAGGCCCAGGTGGACCATGGCAATTTGTTGGATTGTTGTCCCTATTCGACCCACCAAGGCATGACAGTGCTGAGACCATTCGCCAAGCTCTCCATCTTGGTGTAAATGTCAAAATGATTACCG GCGACCAACTTGCCATTGCTAAGGAGACTGGTAGACGGCTCGGTATGGGAACAAACATGTACCCTTCTTCTTCTTTGCTCGGTGGCCACAAGGATCCATCCATTGCAACACTTCCTATTGAAGAGTTGATAGAGAAAGCCGATGGATTTGCAGGAGTTTTTCCAG AACACAAGTATGAGATTGTGAAGAAGTTACAAGAAAGAAAGCACATATGTGGGATGACTGGAGATGGTGTGAATGACGCCCCTGCTTTGAAGAAAGCAGACATTGGAATTGCTGTTGCTGATGCTACAGATGCTGCAAGGAGTGCTTCGGACATCGTGCTTACCGAGCCTGGGCTTAGTGTTATTATCAGTGCAGTGCTTACAAGTCGCGCTATTttccaaagaatgaagaattaTACT ATCTATGCCGTCTCCATCACCATTCGTATTGTG TTTGGATTTATGTTCATCGCTTTGATATGGAAGTTTGACTTCTCTCCCTTCATGGTTTTGATTATTGCAATTCTTAACGATG GTACCATCATGACCATCTCAAAGGATAGGGTGAAACCATCTCCGTTACCTGACAGCTGGAAGCTAAAAGAGATCTTTGCCACTGGAATCGTGCTCGGAGGATACCTTGCACTGATGACCGTCATATTCTTCTGGATCATGAAAGACACCGACTTCTTCACA GAAAAATTTGGTGTTAGATCTTTGAGAAATAGTGAAGTTGAGATGATGGCGGCTTTATATCTCCAAGTCAGTATAGTCAGCCAGGCTTTGATTTTTGTAACGCGTTCTCGCAGCTGGTCGTTTATTGAACGCCCGGGTCTCTTATTATTGGGTGCTTTCCTAGCAGCACAACTG GTTGCGACTCTAATAGCAGTCTACGCAGAGTGGGAATTCGCAAGAATCAAGGGAGTCGGGTGGGGATGGGCCGGTGTCATCTGGCTCTACAGCATCGTGTTCTACTTCCCTCTCGATATTATGAAATTCGCTATTCGATACATCCTTAGCGGGAAAGCCTGGCGCAACATGCTTGAAAACAAG ACGGCTTTCACGACGAAGAAGGATTATggaagagaagagagagaagcccaatGGGCTCTTGCTCAGAGGACATTGCATGGTCTTCAAGCACCGGAAACCTCTAATATCTTTAACGAAAAGAGCAGCTACAGAGAACTGTCGGAAATAGCGGAACAGGCCAAGAGACGTGCTGAAGTTGCAAG ACTTCGAGAGGTGCTTACACTGAAGGGGCATGTTGAGTCGGTGGtgaagctgaaggggctggataTCGACACAATCCAACAGCATTACACAGTGTGA
- the LOC110944802 gene encoding homeobox protein knotted-1-like 3, producing the protein MVVALVYSRKLKVDNNGVGELGDSEVGGGEAAVNWQNARYKAEVLSHSLDEQLLAHVSCLRIATPVDQLPRIDAQLAQSQHVVAKYSGLGRQGGNLGDDKELDQFMVRKLQQHVRVNAMEAVIACWEIEQSLQSLTGFVALLVWISV; encoded by the exons ATGGTAGTTGCACTCGTCTATTCAAG aAAGTTAAAA GTGGATAATAATGGGGTAGGTGAGCTAGGAGATAGTGAGGTAGGTGGCGGTGAAGCGGCTGTAAACTGGCAAAATGCTCGATACAAAGCCGAGGTACTGTCACACTCGCTTGACGAGCAGTTGTTGGCTCACGTGTCTTGTTTGCGAATTGCGACTCCCGTggatcagctgcccaggatcgatgCACAGCTGGCGCAATCACAACATGTTGTCGCGAAGTATTCGGGTCTCGGTAGGCAGGGTGGTAATCTTGGTGATGATAAGGAGCTTGATCAATTCATGGTACGA AAACTGCAACAACATGTTCGTGTTAACGCTATGGAAGCTGTTATCGCGTGTTGGGAGATCGAGCAGTCCCTACAGAGCTTGACAGGTTTTGTGGCTTTGTTGGTTTGGATTTCGGTTTGA
- the LOC118479330 gene encoding transcriptional corepressor LEUNIG-like gives MANTAGPSPSSAPSTPSTHTPGDVISMPALPHNDNTSKPLMMFWPDGPTTLSSPSNQLWDDKDIVQADMERFVEDGSLDDNVESFLSNDDTNLRDTVGRCMDVSKGET, from the exons ATGGCTAACACAGCTGGGCCGTCACCGAGTTCAGCACCGTCGACACCGTCAACTCACACACCTGGAGATGTGATCTCAATGCCAGCTTTGCCACATAACGATAATACGTCAAAACCGTTAATGATGTTCTGGCCTGATGGGCCCACAACGCTTTCATCTCCGTCAAATCAATTG TGGGATGATAAGGACATTGTGCAGGCTGACATGGAACGTTTTGTGGAGGATGGATCTCTTGATGATAACGTTGAGTCTTTTTTATCAAATGATGATACCAATTTAAGGGATACTGTCGGTCGTTGTATGGATGTGAGCAAAGGTGAGACGTGA